A genome region from Rhodanobacter thiooxydans includes the following:
- a CDS encoding acetyl-CoA C-acyltransferase yields the protein MTKQIQDAYIVAATRTPVGKAPRGVFRNTRPDDMLAHVIRAVMAQAPGIDPHQIGDVIIGCAMPEAEQGMNVARIGALLAGLPDTVPGVTVNRFCSSGLQSVAMAADRIRLGLDDLMLAGGTESMSMVPMMGHKVAMNPAIFDNEHIGIAYGMGITAENVAKQWKVSREQQDAFSVESHRRALAAQAAGEFKDEITPFQLADHYPDLASRGIVTDSRLIGNDEGPRAGTTLEVLAKLKTVFRNGQFGGTVTAGNSSQMSDGAGAVLLASEAALKKYNLQPLARFVGFSVAGVKPEIMGIGPKEAIPKALAQTGIRQDQLDWIELNEAFAAQALAVMGDLKLDPAKVNPLGGAIALGHPLGATGAVRIATLVHGMRRRKQKYGMVTMCIGTGMGAAGIFEAL from the coding sequence ATGACCAAGCAAATCCAGGACGCCTACATCGTCGCCGCCACCCGCACCCCGGTCGGCAAGGCGCCGCGCGGCGTGTTCCGCAACACCCGTCCGGACGACATGCTCGCCCACGTCATCCGCGCCGTGATGGCGCAGGCGCCCGGCATCGACCCGCACCAGATCGGCGACGTCATCATCGGCTGCGCCATGCCCGAGGCCGAGCAAGGCATGAACGTGGCGCGCATCGGCGCGCTGCTGGCCGGCCTGCCCGACACCGTGCCCGGCGTCACCGTCAACCGCTTCTGCTCCTCCGGCCTGCAGTCGGTGGCGATGGCGGCCGACCGCATCCGCCTGGGCCTGGACGACCTGATGCTCGCCGGCGGCACCGAGAGCATGAGCATGGTGCCGATGATGGGCCACAAGGTGGCGATGAATCCGGCCATCTTCGACAACGAGCACATCGGCATCGCCTACGGCATGGGCATCACCGCCGAGAACGTGGCCAAGCAGTGGAAGGTCAGCCGCGAGCAGCAGGACGCCTTCTCGGTGGAAAGCCACCGCCGCGCGCTGGCCGCCCAGGCCGCCGGCGAGTTCAAGGACGAGATCACCCCGTTCCAGCTCGCCGACCACTACCCCGACCTCGCCAGCCGCGGCATCGTCACCGACAGCCGCCTGATCGGGAACGACGAGGGCCCGCGCGCCGGCACCACGCTGGAAGTGCTGGCCAAGCTCAAGACCGTATTCCGCAACGGCCAGTTCGGCGGCACCGTCACCGCCGGCAACTCCAGCCAGATGTCCGACGGCGCCGGCGCCGTGTTGTTGGCCAGCGAAGCGGCCCTGAAGAAGTACAACCTGCAGCCGCTGGCGCGCTTCGTCGGCTTCTCGGTGGCCGGCGTCAAGCCCGAGATCATGGGCATCGGCCCGAAGGAAGCGATCCCGAAAGCGCTCGCGCAGACCGGCATCAGGCAGGACCAGCTCGACTGGATCGAACTCAACGAAGCCTTCGCCGCCCAGGCGCTGGCGGTGATGGGCGACCTCAAGCTCGACCCGGCCAAGGTCAACCCGCTCGGCGGCGCCATCGCGCTCGGCCATCCGCTCGGCGCCACTGGCGCGGTGCGCATCGCCACGCTGGTGCACGGCATGCGCCGGCGCAAGCAGAAGTACGGCATGGTCACCATGTGCATCGGCACCGGCATGGGCGCAGCGGGGATTTTCGAGGCGCTTTGA
- the ada gene encoding bifunctional DNA-binding transcriptional regulator/O6-methylguanine-DNA methyltransferase Ada: MHTFDKQAARAATLADPRWVAVQARDAHADGSFFYSVRSTGVYCRPSCAARAARPENVAFHATAAEAERAGFRPCRRCRPDQPSLAQQQAAMVTAACRAIEHAETAPTLEQLAQPSGLSPFHFHRVFKAVTGVTPKQYAAAHRNRRVRNGLEHSHSVTAAIFDAGYNASSRFYETADQVLGMTPSSYRAGGVDSEIRFAIGACSLGAILVAQSERGVCAILLGDDPDALARELQDRFAKARLIGGDRDYERLVAQVVGFIEAPAIGLDLPLDVRGTAFQQRVWQALREIPAGSTASYGEIARRIGAPTAARAVAQACASNLLAVAIPCHRVVRNDGGLSGYRWGVPRKRALLEREAQA; the protein is encoded by the coding sequence ATGCATACTTTCGACAAGCAGGCGGCACGCGCCGCCACCCTGGCCGACCCGCGCTGGGTCGCGGTACAGGCGCGCGATGCGCACGCCGATGGAAGCTTCTTCTACTCGGTGCGCAGCACCGGCGTGTACTGCCGTCCGTCCTGCGCCGCACGAGCGGCCCGGCCGGAGAACGTCGCCTTCCACGCCACCGCCGCCGAAGCGGAGCGCGCCGGCTTTCGCCCCTGCAGGCGCTGCCGGCCCGATCAGCCGTCGCTGGCGCAGCAGCAGGCGGCGATGGTCACCGCCGCCTGCCGCGCGATCGAGCATGCCGAGACCGCGCCGACGCTGGAACAGTTGGCCCAACCGAGCGGCCTCAGCCCGTTCCATTTCCACCGCGTGTTCAAGGCGGTCACCGGGGTGACCCCGAAACAATACGCCGCGGCGCATCGCAACCGCCGCGTGCGCAATGGCCTGGAGCACAGCCACAGCGTGACCGCGGCGATCTTCGATGCCGGCTACAACGCCAGCAGCCGCTTCTACGAAACTGCCGACCAGGTACTGGGCATGACGCCTTCCAGCTATCGCGCCGGCGGCGTCGACAGCGAGATCCGTTTCGCCATCGGCGCCTGTTCGCTGGGCGCGATCCTGGTGGCGCAGAGCGAACGCGGCGTGTGCGCGATCCTGCTCGGCGACGACCCGGACGCGCTCGCGCGCGAGCTGCAGGATCGCTTCGCCAAGGCCCGGCTGATCGGCGGCGACCGCGATTACGAACGCCTGGTGGCGCAGGTGGTCGGCTTCATCGAGGCGCCCGCGATCGGGCTGGACCTGCCGCTGGATGTGCGCGGTACCGCATTCCAGCAGCGCGTATGGCAAGCGCTGCGCGAGATTCCAGCGGGAAGCACCGCCAGCTACGGCGAAATCGCGCGGCGCATCGGCGCGCCCACGGCGGCGCGCGCGGTGGCCCAGGCGTGCGCCAGCAACCTGCTGGCGGTGGCGATCCCATGCCATCGCGTGGTGCGCAACGACGGCGGCCTGTCCGGCTACCGCTGGGGTGTGCCGCGCAAACGCGCCCTGCTGGAGCGCGAGGCGCAGGCATGA
- a CDS encoding SDR family NAD(P)-dependent oxidoreductase: protein MDQLLTTVPAPTALPDHTGADLLERLRDATALLESVAADRQLLDRLPAEDRQRLHQAVAQLYHPDPAARRIKLKAAEKARYASKVAAEDTVLNQTGIRSLRRKPVFTTPNAFAPEGFLPHDVPPAADAAQPRESVEPKHCYVCKQKYTAIHFFYDQLCPECAAFNYAKRGELADLRGRVALLTGGRVKIGYQAGLKLLRAGAELIVTTRFPRDSAARYAEEPDFAEWGHRLQVYGLDLRHTPSVEAFCQELVATRPRLDFIINNACQTVRRPPEFYAHMMEGETAALHELPEHVRRLVGHYEGLRGAEILPSSTALASRGPELAGLTRAAELSQLPLLPEELLAQSHLFPEGRLDQDLQQVDLRQRNSWRLLMAEVPSVELLEVQLVNAIAPFIINARLKPLMLRTGERDKHIVNVSAMEGQFYRSFKTTRHPHTNMAKAALNMMTRTAATDYHNDGIHMNSVDTGWVTDEDPAELAAKKVREERFHPPLDIVDGAARIVDPIIHGINTGEHVWGQFLKDYRPTDW from the coding sequence ATGGATCAGCTCTTGACGACCGTGCCCGCCCCCACCGCCCTGCCCGATCATACGGGCGCCGACCTGCTGGAGCGCCTGCGCGACGCCACGGCACTGCTGGAATCGGTAGCCGCCGACCGGCAGCTGCTGGACCGGCTTCCAGCCGAGGATCGCCAACGTCTGCACCAGGCCGTGGCGCAGCTCTACCACCCCGACCCGGCGGCTCGCCGGATCAAGCTGAAAGCCGCCGAAAAGGCACGCTACGCCTCGAAGGTGGCGGCTGAAGACACCGTGCTGAACCAGACCGGCATCCGCAGCCTGCGCCGTAAGCCGGTGTTCACCACGCCGAACGCATTCGCGCCGGAAGGCTTCCTGCCGCACGACGTGCCGCCGGCGGCCGACGCCGCGCAACCGCGCGAGTCGGTCGAGCCGAAGCACTGCTACGTGTGCAAGCAGAAATACACGGCCATCCACTTCTTCTACGACCAGCTGTGCCCGGAGTGCGCCGCGTTCAACTATGCCAAGCGCGGCGAGCTGGCCGACCTGCGCGGCCGGGTGGCGCTGCTTACCGGCGGCCGCGTGAAGATCGGTTACCAGGCCGGACTCAAGCTGCTGCGCGCCGGTGCCGAGCTGATCGTCACCACCCGCTTCCCACGCGACTCGGCCGCGCGCTATGCGGAAGAACCCGACTTTGCCGAATGGGGTCACCGCCTGCAGGTCTACGGCCTCGACCTGCGCCACACGCCCAGCGTGGAGGCGTTCTGCCAGGAACTGGTGGCGACGCGGCCACGGCTGGATTTCATCATCAACAACGCCTGCCAGACCGTGCGCCGGCCGCCGGAGTTCTACGCGCACATGATGGAAGGCGAGACCGCCGCGCTGCACGAGTTGCCCGAGCACGTGCGCCGGCTGGTAGGCCACTACGAGGGCCTGCGCGGCGCGGAGATCCTGCCCAGCAGCACCGCGCTGGCCAGCCGCGGTCCGGAACTGGCCGGGCTGACCCGCGCTGCCGAGCTGTCGCAGCTCCCCCTGCTGCCGGAGGAGCTGCTGGCGCAGAGCCACCTGTTCCCCGAAGGCCGGCTGGACCAGGACCTGCAGCAGGTCGACCTGCGCCAGCGCAACTCGTGGCGGCTGCTGATGGCCGAGGTGCCGTCGGTGGAATTGCTGGAGGTACAGCTGGTGAACGCGATCGCGCCGTTCATCATCAACGCGCGGCTGAAGCCGCTGATGCTGCGCACGGGCGAGCGCGACAAGCACATCGTCAACGTGTCGGCGATGGAAGGCCAGTTCTACCGCAGCTTCAAGACCACCCGCCACCCGCACACCAACATGGCCAAGGCCGCGCTGAACATGATGACGCGCACCGCGGCCACCGATTACCACAACGACGGTATCCACATGAACAGCGTCGACACCGGCTGGGTGACCGACGAGGACCCGGCCGAGCTGGCGGCGAAGAAGGTGCGCGAGGAGCGCTTCCACCCGCCGCTGGACATCGTCGACGGCGCCGCGCGCATCGTCGATCCGATCATCCACGGCATCAATACCGGCGAGCACGTGTGGGGCCAGTTCCTGAAGGATTACCGGCCGACCGACTGGTGA
- a CDS encoding pirin family protein, with amino-acid sequence MRDTAVIERRPFDRLGGADHGWLKAKHHFSFAGYHDAKRMGWGALRVWNDDTIAPQTGFPPHPHADMEIITYVREGAISHQDSLGNAGRTEAGDVQVMSAGTGITHAEYNRENVTTRIFQIWIIPDENGKPPSWGARPFPKGDRSGRFVALASGFKEDTEALPLRTNARVLGATLKAGESVAYALQHGRYAYLVPATGKVDVNGVKLEARDGAAIRDEATLHITAIEDAELVLVDAAP; translated from the coding sequence ATGAGGGATACCGCTGTGATTGAACGCAGACCTTTCGACCGCCTGGGCGGAGCCGACCACGGCTGGCTCAAGGCGAAACACCACTTCTCGTTCGCCGGCTACCACGACGCGAAGCGCATGGGTTGGGGCGCGCTGCGTGTGTGGAACGACGACACCATCGCGCCGCAGACCGGCTTTCCGCCGCATCCGCATGCGGACATGGAGATCATCACCTACGTGCGCGAAGGCGCCATCAGCCATCAGGACAGCCTCGGCAACGCCGGTCGCACCGAAGCCGGCGATGTGCAGGTAATGAGCGCCGGCACCGGCATCACCCATGCCGAGTACAACCGCGAGAACGTGACCACGCGCATCTTCCAGATCTGGATCATCCCCGACGAGAACGGCAAGCCGCCGTCCTGGGGCGCGCGACCGTTCCCCAAGGGGGACCGTTCGGGCCGCTTCGTGGCACTGGCCAGCGGTTTCAAGGAAGATACCGAGGCCTTGCCGCTGCGTACCAACGCGCGCGTGCTCGGCGCCACGCTCAAGGCCGGCGAAAGCGTCGCGTACGCGTTGCAGCATGGTCGCTACGCCTACCTGGTGCCGGCCACCGGCAAGGTGGACGTCAATGGCGTGAAGCTGGAGGCCCGCGACGGCGCGGCGATCCGCGACGAGGCCACGCTGCACATCACCGCGATCGAGGATGCCGAGCTGGTGCTGGTGGACGCCGCGCCCTGA
- a CDS encoding carboxypeptidase-like regulatory domain-containing protein: protein MNKHSLPSHPPRRLRGFPLRRLAMIALVGACAAGSATAFAQATMGNIFGKAPVGDTVSVLSTTSGLLRQNQVDAKGRYYIGPLPVGNYTVTLEENGRPIVKHLNVPVVVDRGIKVNFDCMEGECAKLASKP, encoded by the coding sequence ATGAACAAGCACTCCCTCCCGAGCCATCCTCCCCGGCGCCTCCGCGGCTTTCCGCTTCGGCGTCTTGCGATGATCGCGCTCGTCGGCGCATGTGCGGCGGGATCCGCCACGGCCTTCGCGCAGGCCACCATGGGCAATATTTTCGGCAAGGCACCGGTCGGCGACACCGTCTCGGTGCTAAGCACCACGTCCGGCTTGCTGCGCCAGAACCAGGTCGATGCCAAGGGCCGCTACTACATCGGGCCACTGCCGGTGGGCAATTACACGGTAACCCTGGAAGAGAACGGCCGGCCCATAGTCAAACACCTGAACGTGCCGGTCGTGGTGGACCGCGGCATCAAGGTCAACTTCGACTGCATGGAGGGCGAATGCGCGAAACTGGCGAGCAAGCCATAG